One segment of Rosa chinensis cultivar Old Blush chromosome 6, RchiOBHm-V2, whole genome shotgun sequence DNA contains the following:
- the LOC112174267 gene encoding ABC transporter G family member 22 isoform X2, protein MEMGRDLKLDSAGILGKFRRSFEKKSESPSLGKVIQKTHSLGSQLLDNFDEGLTNRGPINVGYEMKSASILSKASSSNGLRRYSFSLAAGEISDHIALRVQSQSPKRKDNISTARSTATEEDTNEGRIIHTEPTLPIYLKFQDVKYKVDVKYKVAAKGVKSSNANCILQGVTGSVHPGEILALMGPSGGGKTTLLNLLSGRAKLNSGTITYNDQPYTKSLKQRIGYVMQDDLLFPHLTVKETLTYAALLRLPITLTKNQKKERAMHVINVLGLERCQDTIIGGTFVRGVSGGERKRVCIGNEILLNPSLLFLDEPTSGLDSTAAFRILQMLHIIAEAGKTVVTTIHQPSSRIFSKFDKLILLGRGSSLYFGKASEAMMYFSSIGYAPLIAMNPAEFLIDLANGNTNDKSFPTELEDRRPSAVDVHEHCAQPYLMQFLVEANQDRLTKMENKKSLNSVMMHHGENQMQGKSYLKESKATWCEQFSILFRRGLKERRHEYLSSMRVLQVISTAIIVGLLWWHSNASTPKHLHDQAGILFFISVFWAFFPLFTAIFTFPQERAILVKERSVEMYKLSSYFLARNISDLPLDLLLPIVFLLIVYMMVGLKWTFAAFFETMFTIFLSIVAAQGLGLSIGAAFIDLKKATTLASIIVMTFMLTGGFFIQKVPSVISWVRYISFNYHTYRLLLKIQYGCSGSDSGSGTAGYESCESPFIKELRLDSGGMEVGAMMIMIIGYRLLAYLLLKKMKLRTMI, encoded by the exons ATGGAGATGGGAAGAGATCTTAAGTTGGACTCTGCTGGAATATTGGGGAAATTTAGGAGAAGTTTTGAGAAGAAATCGGAATCACCAAGTCTTGGAAAAGTGATTCAAAAAACGCACTCATTAGGTTCCCAACTGTTAGACAATTTTGATGAAGGACTTACTAACAGGGGTCCTATTAATGTTGGGTATGAGATGAAATCAGCTTCGATTCTCAGCAAGGCTTCCAGCAGTAATGGGTTGAGACgttattctttttctcttgcTGCAGGAGAAATCTCAGATCATATTGCATTGAGAGTGCAGAGCCAGAGTCCAAAACGGA AAGACAATATTTCAACAGCTCGATCTACAGCAACAGAAGAAGATACAAATGAAGGGAGAATAATACATACAGAACCTACCTTGCCGATTTATCTCAAG TTCCAAGATGTCAAGTATAAGGTAGATGTCAAGTATAAGGTAGCTGCAAAGGGTGTGAAGAGCTCAAATGCAAACTGTATACTGCAAGGGGTCACTGGATCAGTGCATCCAGGGGAGATTCTTGCTCTAATGGGACCATCAGGAGGGGGCAAAACAACTTTGCTTAATCTCCTCAGTGGACGGGCCAAACTCAACAGCGGTACCATTACTTACAATGACCAACCGTACACCAAGTCTCTAAAACAAAG GATTGGCTATGTAATGCAAGATGATCTTCTGTTTCCTCACCTCACAGTCAAAGAAACTCTTACTTATGCTGCTCTGCTCCGTCTTCCCATTACCTTAACCAAAAACCAGAAAAAAGAAAGGGCCATGCATGTGATCAATGTGCTAGGCCTGGAAAG GTGTCAAGATACAATAATTGGTGGAACATTTGTTAGAGGAGTTTCTGGTGGTGAGAGAAAAAGAGTGTGCATTGGCAACGAAATTCTGCTCAACCCGTCACTTCTGTTTTTAGACGAACCAACATCTGGTCTTGATTCAACCGCTGCATTTCGAATACTGCAGATGCTGCACATAATTGCAGAG GCTGGCAAAACAGTGGTGACTACAATACATCAACCATCAAGTAGAATCTTTAGCAAGTTTGACAAACTTATACTCTTGGGTAGAGGAAGCTCCTTGTACTTCGGAAAAGCCTCCGAAGCAATGATGTACTTCTCCTCCATTGGTTATGCTCCACTTATAGCTATGAATCCAGCTGAGTTTCTCATTGATCTTGCGAATGGCAACACAAATGATAAATCATTTCCAACTGAATTGGAGGATAGAAGGCCTTCTGCAGTTGATGTCCACGAG CACTGTGCACAACCTTATTTGATGCAGTTTCTAGTTGAAGCCAATCAAGACAGACTCACAAAAATGGAGAACaaaaagtccctaaactctGTAATGATGCATCATGGTGAGAACCAGATGCAGGGGAAGTCTTATTTAAAGGAATCAAAGGCAACTTGGTGCGAACAGTTTTCAATTCTTTTCCGGAGGGGACTCAAGGAGAGACGCCATGAATACTTGAGCAGTATGCGTGTACTTCAAGTTATATCGACTGCTATAATTGTAGGACTCCTCTGGTGGCACTCCAATGCTTCAACCCCAAAACACCTTCACGATCAG GCAGGGATATTGTTCTTCATTTCAGTATTCTGGGCTTTTTTCCCTCTATTCACTGCAATTTTCACATTTCCACAAGAAAGAGCAATACTAGTTAAAGAGAGATCAGTGGAGATGTACAAACTGAGCTCTTACTTTTTGGCTAGAAACATTAGTGATCTTCCTCTGGATCTCCTGCTTCCTATAGTGTTCCTGTTGATAGTTTATATGATGGTGGGATTGAAGTGGACTTTTGCTGCATTTTTTGAAACAATGTTTACAATTTTCCTCAGCATTGTAGCCGCTCAG GGCCTGGGACTGAGCATAGGCGCagcatttattgatttgaaGAAGGCAACAACTCTTGCTTCCATCATTGTTATGACCTTCATGTTGACTGGTGGATTTTTTATCCAG AAAGTTCCATCAGTTATTTCGTGGGTGCGCTATATCTCGTTCAACTATCACACGTACAGGCTACTGCTGAAAATTCAGTATGGTTGTTCCGGCTCAGATTCAGGCTCAGGCACAGCAGGGTACGAATCTTGTGAGTCTCCGTTCATCAAAGAACTAAGACTTGATTCAGGTGGCATGGAAGTGGGAGCTATGATGATAATGATCATTGGGTACCGATTACTGGCCTATTTATTACTCAAGAAAATGAAGCTCCGGACAATGATTTAG
- the LOC112174267 gene encoding ABC transporter G family member 22 isoform X4, translating into MEMGRDLKLDSAGILGKFRRSFEKKSESPSLGKVIQKTHSLGSQLLDNFDEGLTNRGPINVGYEMKSASILSKASSSNGLRRYSFSLAAGEISDHIALRVQSQSPKRKDNISTARSTATEEDTNEGRIIHTEPTLPIYLKFQDVKYKVDVKYKVAAKGVKSSNANCILQGVTGSVHPGEILALMGPSGGGKTTLLNLLSGRAKLNSGTITYNDQPYTKSLKQRIGYVMQDDLLFPHLTVKETLTYAALLRLPITLTKNQKKERAMHVINVLGLERCQDTIIGGTFVRGVSGGERKRVCIGNEILLNPSLLFLDEPTSGLDSTAAFRILQMLHIIAEAGKTVVTTIHQPSSRIFSKFDKLILLGRGSSLYFGKASEAMMYFSSIGYAPLIAMNPAEFLIDLANGNTNDKSFPTELEDRRPSAVDVHEFLVEANQDRLTKMENKKSLNSVMMHHGENQMQGKSYLKESKATWCEQFSILFRRGLKERRHEYLSSMRVLQVISTAIIVGLLWWHSNASTPKHLHDQAGILFFISVFWAFFPLFTAIFTFPQERAILVKERSVEMYKLSSYFLARNISDLPLDLLLPIVFLLIVYMMVGLKWTFAAFFETMFTIFLSIVAAQGLGLSIGAAFIDLKKATTLASIIVMTFMLTGGFFIQKVPSVISWVRYISFNYHTYRLLLKIQYGCSGSDSGSGTAGYESCESPFIKELRLDSGGMEVGAMMIMIIGYRLLAYLLLKKMKLRTMI; encoded by the exons ATGGAGATGGGAAGAGATCTTAAGTTGGACTCTGCTGGAATATTGGGGAAATTTAGGAGAAGTTTTGAGAAGAAATCGGAATCACCAAGTCTTGGAAAAGTGATTCAAAAAACGCACTCATTAGGTTCCCAACTGTTAGACAATTTTGATGAAGGACTTACTAACAGGGGTCCTATTAATGTTGGGTATGAGATGAAATCAGCTTCGATTCTCAGCAAGGCTTCCAGCAGTAATGGGTTGAGACgttattctttttctcttgcTGCAGGAGAAATCTCAGATCATATTGCATTGAGAGTGCAGAGCCAGAGTCCAAAACGGA AAGACAATATTTCAACAGCTCGATCTACAGCAACAGAAGAAGATACAAATGAAGGGAGAATAATACATACAGAACCTACCTTGCCGATTTATCTCAAG TTCCAAGATGTCAAGTATAAGGTAGATGTCAAGTATAAGGTAGCTGCAAAGGGTGTGAAGAGCTCAAATGCAAACTGTATACTGCAAGGGGTCACTGGATCAGTGCATCCAGGGGAGATTCTTGCTCTAATGGGACCATCAGGAGGGGGCAAAACAACTTTGCTTAATCTCCTCAGTGGACGGGCCAAACTCAACAGCGGTACCATTACTTACAATGACCAACCGTACACCAAGTCTCTAAAACAAAG GATTGGCTATGTAATGCAAGATGATCTTCTGTTTCCTCACCTCACAGTCAAAGAAACTCTTACTTATGCTGCTCTGCTCCGTCTTCCCATTACCTTAACCAAAAACCAGAAAAAAGAAAGGGCCATGCATGTGATCAATGTGCTAGGCCTGGAAAG GTGTCAAGATACAATAATTGGTGGAACATTTGTTAGAGGAGTTTCTGGTGGTGAGAGAAAAAGAGTGTGCATTGGCAACGAAATTCTGCTCAACCCGTCACTTCTGTTTTTAGACGAACCAACATCTGGTCTTGATTCAACCGCTGCATTTCGAATACTGCAGATGCTGCACATAATTGCAGAG GCTGGCAAAACAGTGGTGACTACAATACATCAACCATCAAGTAGAATCTTTAGCAAGTTTGACAAACTTATACTCTTGGGTAGAGGAAGCTCCTTGTACTTCGGAAAAGCCTCCGAAGCAATGATGTACTTCTCCTCCATTGGTTATGCTCCACTTATAGCTATGAATCCAGCTGAGTTTCTCATTGATCTTGCGAATGGCAACACAAATGATAAATCATTTCCAACTGAATTGGAGGATAGAAGGCCTTCTGCAGTTGATGTCCACGAG TTTCTAGTTGAAGCCAATCAAGACAGACTCACAAAAATGGAGAACaaaaagtccctaaactctGTAATGATGCATCATGGTGAGAACCAGATGCAGGGGAAGTCTTATTTAAAGGAATCAAAGGCAACTTGGTGCGAACAGTTTTCAATTCTTTTCCGGAGGGGACTCAAGGAGAGACGCCATGAATACTTGAGCAGTATGCGTGTACTTCAAGTTATATCGACTGCTATAATTGTAGGACTCCTCTGGTGGCACTCCAATGCTTCAACCCCAAAACACCTTCACGATCAG GCAGGGATATTGTTCTTCATTTCAGTATTCTGGGCTTTTTTCCCTCTATTCACTGCAATTTTCACATTTCCACAAGAAAGAGCAATACTAGTTAAAGAGAGATCAGTGGAGATGTACAAACTGAGCTCTTACTTTTTGGCTAGAAACATTAGTGATCTTCCTCTGGATCTCCTGCTTCCTATAGTGTTCCTGTTGATAGTTTATATGATGGTGGGATTGAAGTGGACTTTTGCTGCATTTTTTGAAACAATGTTTACAATTTTCCTCAGCATTGTAGCCGCTCAG GGCCTGGGACTGAGCATAGGCGCagcatttattgatttgaaGAAGGCAACAACTCTTGCTTCCATCATTGTTATGACCTTCATGTTGACTGGTGGATTTTTTATCCAG AAAGTTCCATCAGTTATTTCGTGGGTGCGCTATATCTCGTTCAACTATCACACGTACAGGCTACTGCTGAAAATTCAGTATGGTTGTTCCGGCTCAGATTCAGGCTCAGGCACAGCAGGGTACGAATCTTGTGAGTCTCCGTTCATCAAAGAACTAAGACTTGATTCAGGTGGCATGGAAGTGGGAGCTATGATGATAATGATCATTGGGTACCGATTACTGGCCTATTTATTACTCAAGAAAATGAAGCTCCGGACAATGATTTAG
- the LOC112174267 gene encoding ABC transporter G family member 22 isoform X1, whose translation MEMGRDLKLDSAGILGKFRRSFEKKSESPSLGKVIQKTHSLGSQLLDNFDEGLTNRGPINVGYEMKSASILSKASSSNGLRRYSFSLAAGEISDHIALRVQSQSPKRKDNISTARSTATEEDTNEGRIIHTEPTLPIYLKFQDVKYKVDVKYKVAAKGVKSSNANCILQGVTGSVHPGEILALMGPSGGGKTTLLNLLSGRAKLNSGTITYNDQPYTKSLKQRIGYVMQDDLLFPHLTVKETLTYAALLRLPITLTKNQKKERAMHVINVLGLERCQDTIIGGTFVRGVSGGERKRVCIGNEILLNPSLLFLDEPTSGLDSTAAFRILQMLHIIAEVLVLAGKTVVTTIHQPSSRIFSKFDKLILLGRGSSLYFGKASEAMMYFSSIGYAPLIAMNPAEFLIDLANGNTNDKSFPTELEDRRPSAVDVHEHCAQPYLMQFLVEANQDRLTKMENKKSLNSVMMHHGENQMQGKSYLKESKATWCEQFSILFRRGLKERRHEYLSSMRVLQVISTAIIVGLLWWHSNASTPKHLHDQAGILFFISVFWAFFPLFTAIFTFPQERAILVKERSVEMYKLSSYFLARNISDLPLDLLLPIVFLLIVYMMVGLKWTFAAFFETMFTIFLSIVAAQGLGLSIGAAFIDLKKATTLASIIVMTFMLTGGFFIQKVPSVISWVRYISFNYHTYRLLLKIQYGCSGSDSGSGTAGYESCESPFIKELRLDSGGMEVGAMMIMIIGYRLLAYLLLKKMKLRTMI comes from the exons ATGGAGATGGGAAGAGATCTTAAGTTGGACTCTGCTGGAATATTGGGGAAATTTAGGAGAAGTTTTGAGAAGAAATCGGAATCACCAAGTCTTGGAAAAGTGATTCAAAAAACGCACTCATTAGGTTCCCAACTGTTAGACAATTTTGATGAAGGACTTACTAACAGGGGTCCTATTAATGTTGGGTATGAGATGAAATCAGCTTCGATTCTCAGCAAGGCTTCCAGCAGTAATGGGTTGAGACgttattctttttctcttgcTGCAGGAGAAATCTCAGATCATATTGCATTGAGAGTGCAGAGCCAGAGTCCAAAACGGA AAGACAATATTTCAACAGCTCGATCTACAGCAACAGAAGAAGATACAAATGAAGGGAGAATAATACATACAGAACCTACCTTGCCGATTTATCTCAAG TTCCAAGATGTCAAGTATAAGGTAGATGTCAAGTATAAGGTAGCTGCAAAGGGTGTGAAGAGCTCAAATGCAAACTGTATACTGCAAGGGGTCACTGGATCAGTGCATCCAGGGGAGATTCTTGCTCTAATGGGACCATCAGGAGGGGGCAAAACAACTTTGCTTAATCTCCTCAGTGGACGGGCCAAACTCAACAGCGGTACCATTACTTACAATGACCAACCGTACACCAAGTCTCTAAAACAAAG GATTGGCTATGTAATGCAAGATGATCTTCTGTTTCCTCACCTCACAGTCAAAGAAACTCTTACTTATGCTGCTCTGCTCCGTCTTCCCATTACCTTAACCAAAAACCAGAAAAAAGAAAGGGCCATGCATGTGATCAATGTGCTAGGCCTGGAAAG GTGTCAAGATACAATAATTGGTGGAACATTTGTTAGAGGAGTTTCTGGTGGTGAGAGAAAAAGAGTGTGCATTGGCAACGAAATTCTGCTCAACCCGTCACTTCTGTTTTTAGACGAACCAACATCTGGTCTTGATTCAACCGCTGCATTTCGAATACTGCAGATGCTGCACATAATTGCAGAGGTACTGGTATTG GCTGGCAAAACAGTGGTGACTACAATACATCAACCATCAAGTAGAATCTTTAGCAAGTTTGACAAACTTATACTCTTGGGTAGAGGAAGCTCCTTGTACTTCGGAAAAGCCTCCGAAGCAATGATGTACTTCTCCTCCATTGGTTATGCTCCACTTATAGCTATGAATCCAGCTGAGTTTCTCATTGATCTTGCGAATGGCAACACAAATGATAAATCATTTCCAACTGAATTGGAGGATAGAAGGCCTTCTGCAGTTGATGTCCACGAG CACTGTGCACAACCTTATTTGATGCAGTTTCTAGTTGAAGCCAATCAAGACAGACTCACAAAAATGGAGAACaaaaagtccctaaactctGTAATGATGCATCATGGTGAGAACCAGATGCAGGGGAAGTCTTATTTAAAGGAATCAAAGGCAACTTGGTGCGAACAGTTTTCAATTCTTTTCCGGAGGGGACTCAAGGAGAGACGCCATGAATACTTGAGCAGTATGCGTGTACTTCAAGTTATATCGACTGCTATAATTGTAGGACTCCTCTGGTGGCACTCCAATGCTTCAACCCCAAAACACCTTCACGATCAG GCAGGGATATTGTTCTTCATTTCAGTATTCTGGGCTTTTTTCCCTCTATTCACTGCAATTTTCACATTTCCACAAGAAAGAGCAATACTAGTTAAAGAGAGATCAGTGGAGATGTACAAACTGAGCTCTTACTTTTTGGCTAGAAACATTAGTGATCTTCCTCTGGATCTCCTGCTTCCTATAGTGTTCCTGTTGATAGTTTATATGATGGTGGGATTGAAGTGGACTTTTGCTGCATTTTTTGAAACAATGTTTACAATTTTCCTCAGCATTGTAGCCGCTCAG GGCCTGGGACTGAGCATAGGCGCagcatttattgatttgaaGAAGGCAACAACTCTTGCTTCCATCATTGTTATGACCTTCATGTTGACTGGTGGATTTTTTATCCAG AAAGTTCCATCAGTTATTTCGTGGGTGCGCTATATCTCGTTCAACTATCACACGTACAGGCTACTGCTGAAAATTCAGTATGGTTGTTCCGGCTCAGATTCAGGCTCAGGCACAGCAGGGTACGAATCTTGTGAGTCTCCGTTCATCAAAGAACTAAGACTTGATTCAGGTGGCATGGAAGTGGGAGCTATGATGATAATGATCATTGGGTACCGATTACTGGCCTATTTATTACTCAAGAAAATGAAGCTCCGGACAATGATTTAG
- the LOC112174267 gene encoding ABC transporter G family member 22 isoform X6, with amino-acid sequence MEMGRDLKLDSAGILGKFRRSFEKKSESPSLGKVIQKTHSLGSQLLDNFDEGLTNRGPINVGYEMKSASILSKASSSNGLRRYSFSLAAGEISDHIALRVQSQSPKRKDNISTARSTATEEDTNEGRIIHTEPTLPIYLKFQDVKYKVDVKYKVAAKGVKSSNANCILQGVTGSVHPGEILALMGPSGGGKTTLLNLLSGRAKLNSGTITYNDQPYTKSLKQRIGYVMQDDLLFPHLTVKETLTYAALLRLPITLTKNQKKERAMHVINVLGLERCQDTIIGGTFVRGVSGGERKRVCIGNEILLNPSLLFLDEPTSGLDSTAAFRILQMLHIIAEVLVLAGKTVVTTIHQPSSRIFSKFDKLILLGRGSSLYFGKASEAMMYFSSIGYAPLIAMNPAEFLIDLANGNTNDKSFPTELEDRRPSAVDVHEHCAQPYLMQFLVEANQDRLTKMENKKSLNSVMMHHGENQMQGKSYLKESKATWCEQFSILFRRGLKERRHEYLSSMRVLQVISTAIIVGLLWWHSNASTPKHLHDQGLGLSIGAAFIDLKKATTLASIIVMTFMLTGGFFIQKVPSVISWVRYISFNYHTYRLLLKIQYGCSGSDSGSGTAGYESCESPFIKELRLDSGGMEVGAMMIMIIGYRLLAYLLLKKMKLRTMI; translated from the exons ATGGAGATGGGAAGAGATCTTAAGTTGGACTCTGCTGGAATATTGGGGAAATTTAGGAGAAGTTTTGAGAAGAAATCGGAATCACCAAGTCTTGGAAAAGTGATTCAAAAAACGCACTCATTAGGTTCCCAACTGTTAGACAATTTTGATGAAGGACTTACTAACAGGGGTCCTATTAATGTTGGGTATGAGATGAAATCAGCTTCGATTCTCAGCAAGGCTTCCAGCAGTAATGGGTTGAGACgttattctttttctcttgcTGCAGGAGAAATCTCAGATCATATTGCATTGAGAGTGCAGAGCCAGAGTCCAAAACGGA AAGACAATATTTCAACAGCTCGATCTACAGCAACAGAAGAAGATACAAATGAAGGGAGAATAATACATACAGAACCTACCTTGCCGATTTATCTCAAG TTCCAAGATGTCAAGTATAAGGTAGATGTCAAGTATAAGGTAGCTGCAAAGGGTGTGAAGAGCTCAAATGCAAACTGTATACTGCAAGGGGTCACTGGATCAGTGCATCCAGGGGAGATTCTTGCTCTAATGGGACCATCAGGAGGGGGCAAAACAACTTTGCTTAATCTCCTCAGTGGACGGGCCAAACTCAACAGCGGTACCATTACTTACAATGACCAACCGTACACCAAGTCTCTAAAACAAAG GATTGGCTATGTAATGCAAGATGATCTTCTGTTTCCTCACCTCACAGTCAAAGAAACTCTTACTTATGCTGCTCTGCTCCGTCTTCCCATTACCTTAACCAAAAACCAGAAAAAAGAAAGGGCCATGCATGTGATCAATGTGCTAGGCCTGGAAAG GTGTCAAGATACAATAATTGGTGGAACATTTGTTAGAGGAGTTTCTGGTGGTGAGAGAAAAAGAGTGTGCATTGGCAACGAAATTCTGCTCAACCCGTCACTTCTGTTTTTAGACGAACCAACATCTGGTCTTGATTCAACCGCTGCATTTCGAATACTGCAGATGCTGCACATAATTGCAGAGGTACTGGTATTG GCTGGCAAAACAGTGGTGACTACAATACATCAACCATCAAGTAGAATCTTTAGCAAGTTTGACAAACTTATACTCTTGGGTAGAGGAAGCTCCTTGTACTTCGGAAAAGCCTCCGAAGCAATGATGTACTTCTCCTCCATTGGTTATGCTCCACTTATAGCTATGAATCCAGCTGAGTTTCTCATTGATCTTGCGAATGGCAACACAAATGATAAATCATTTCCAACTGAATTGGAGGATAGAAGGCCTTCTGCAGTTGATGTCCACGAG CACTGTGCACAACCTTATTTGATGCAGTTTCTAGTTGAAGCCAATCAAGACAGACTCACAAAAATGGAGAACaaaaagtccctaaactctGTAATGATGCATCATGGTGAGAACCAGATGCAGGGGAAGTCTTATTTAAAGGAATCAAAGGCAACTTGGTGCGAACAGTTTTCAATTCTTTTCCGGAGGGGACTCAAGGAGAGACGCCATGAATACTTGAGCAGTATGCGTGTACTTCAAGTTATATCGACTGCTATAATTGTAGGACTCCTCTGGTGGCACTCCAATGCTTCAACCCCAAAACACCTTCACGATCAG GGCCTGGGACTGAGCATAGGCGCagcatttattgatttgaaGAAGGCAACAACTCTTGCTTCCATCATTGTTATGACCTTCATGTTGACTGGTGGATTTTTTATCCAG AAAGTTCCATCAGTTATTTCGTGGGTGCGCTATATCTCGTTCAACTATCACACGTACAGGCTACTGCTGAAAATTCAGTATGGTTGTTCCGGCTCAGATTCAGGCTCAGGCACAGCAGGGTACGAATCTTGTGAGTCTCCGTTCATCAAAGAACTAAGACTTGATTCAGGTGGCATGGAAGTGGGAGCTATGATGATAATGATCATTGGGTACCGATTACTGGCCTATTTATTACTCAAGAAAATGAAGCTCCGGACAATGATTTAG